The window GAAGATAACCAGAACCAAAAGCTGAGGGCTTTAATTTTCAATAATTCATTAGGTTTAGCCTTGGTTGCGGTTTTTCTAAATTCTTCTCTTTATGAGAGATACAAGTTCACGATCCTAAAGAGGGTGTATCTATGTTATTCCAGATTGTGGACTAATCTATCTATGTCGTCGTTGGTGTTGTAGAAATGAGGAGACACTCGAAGACGCCCGTGTCTCACAGAACAGAAAATTCCCTCTGTTTTAAGCTCGTTTTGAAGGTTCTTCAGGTTTGATGGTTGACACGATACGATGGGGGAGTCGTGTTCATCGTCAAAATCATAGAAACTGATATCCTTTTTGTTGAGCTGTTCCTTCAAATAGGAAGCATTGTCTAACGCGGTTTCTTTTCTTGTCTTTGCAGGTATTTTAAGTAGAACATCGAGAGCTGCTGAAAACCCGGCGTAAGCAATGAGCGGGGGGGAGCCCCATTCAAACATACTGGCATCCTCTTTTGGCTGACGTTCCGTATAAGTGAAATCACGATGTCTCTTCACACTCCGCCAGCCGAGAAAAATAGGATTCAAATATTGCATAGTCTCATTCCGAATATATGCATAACCAGCTCCGATAGGTCCTGCAATCCATTTTGTGGCTTGACCGGCGGCGAAATCCACCTTAGCTTCGTCCAGATTGATATCAGCCCAACCCACGGATTGTATAATGTCTGCAACCAGAAAGCCGTCATTAGAATGCACTGCTTCTGCGAGAGGTCGCAAATCACTTCGATAACCACTACCGAACTGGGTATGACTCACCGCAACAACTCGTGTGTTGGAATCAATGAGCTTTCTGAACTTCTCAGTGGGGGCAGCTCCTCCCTTAGATTTCGCAATCCTCAGTTCCACATTGTATCGAGATGCTATGTTCTGCCATGGAATGTAATTCGAAGGAAACTCTAAGTCGCAAATTACTATATTAGATCCAGCCGGGTACTCGATGGAATGACCGAAAGCGTTGAGTGCAGCTGAAGTACTAGGAACAAAGGCGTATTCGGAAGCAGATCCTCCGAGTAGCGTAGACAATTTGGCCTTCACTGCATCATGAAGCTGCTGTGTATCTTCACTAGTCCAGTTTGCTTCGCTTCTGTTCTTCACAAGACGGTCAATGGCTTCCGCGACTGGTACTGAAGGAACACCCGTTGATGCTGTGTTGAGATACGTAATAGAAGAGAGTGTAGGCCATAGTTCTCTAACCAAGTCTTCATCCAGATGAGGCGTCATAGAGAGGTCCCGTTTCTCAATACTGATAAATCTCACTATAGGTAGCCTTCTTGGCCGTTCCGTTATCGGTTCCGAGCGGTGATCATCTGCTTATCAGTTTCGATGGCCCTTACGATTCTCAAAGTCAATATCTCCATTCATTTTGAGCGAGTGAATAGTAGCTGGCAATTCTTTTCTGGATTGTCTCCCAATTTCTTTAAGAGCCTGCAATTCTAAAGAAGAAAAGGTTTATGTCCTTGGAATAAGAAAATTCTCTTACAAGTAGGTTGGGTCCTTATGGAGAAATTATCAGAAAACGCGCGGACGCTGGAAGAGC of the Candidatus Lokiarchaeota archaeon genome contains:
- a CDS encoding aminotransferase class V-fold PLP-dependent enzyme, which gives rise to MRFISIEKRDLSMTPHLDEDLVRELWPTLSSITYLNTASTGVPSVPVAEAIDRLVKNRSEANWTSEDTQQLHDAVKAKLSTLLGGSASEYAFVPSTSAALNAFGHSIEYPAGSNIVICDLEFPSNYIPWQNIASRYNVELRIAKSKGGAAPTEKFRKLIDSNTRVVAVSHTQFGSGYRSDLRPLAEAVHSNDGFLVADIIQSVGWADINLDEAKVDFAAGQATKWIAGPIGAGYAYIRNETMQYLNPIFLGWRSVKRHRDFTYTERQPKEDASMFEWGSPPLIAYAGFSAALDVLLKIPAKTRKETALDNASYLKEQLNKKDISFYDFDDEHDSPIVSCQPSNLKNLQNELKTEGIFCSVRHGRLRVSPHFYNTNDDIDRLVHNLE